The Streptomyces sp. CC0208 genome window below encodes:
- a CDS encoding SDR family oxidoreductase, with product MSQPLAGRVALVAGATRGAGRGIAVELGAAGATVYVTGRSTRARRSDYDRPETVEDTADLVTAAGGHGIAVPTDHLDPAQVRALVDRVADEQGRLDVLVNDIWGGEHLFAWDSPVWEHDLDNGLRLLRLAIDTHAITSHHALPLLLRRPGGLVVEMTDGTDAYNRENYRVSFFYDLAKTSVIRMAFALGHELGPRGATAVALTPGWLRSEMMLDHFGVREDNWRDALDRVPHFAISETPHYVGRAVAALAADPDVARFNGESLDSGSLARTYGFTDLDGSRPDAWRYLVEVQDAGKPADVTGYR from the coding sequence ATGTCACAACCGCTGGCAGGAAGGGTCGCGCTGGTCGCCGGGGCCACACGCGGAGCCGGACGCGGGATCGCCGTGGAACTGGGGGCGGCGGGGGCCACCGTCTACGTCACCGGGCGCAGCACCCGCGCCCGCCGCTCCGACTACGACCGCCCCGAGACCGTCGAGGACACCGCCGACCTCGTCACCGCGGCCGGGGGCCACGGCATCGCCGTACCCACCGACCATCTGGACCCGGCGCAGGTCCGCGCGCTCGTCGACCGCGTCGCCGACGAGCAGGGCCGCCTCGACGTGCTCGTCAACGACATCTGGGGCGGCGAGCACCTCTTCGCGTGGGACAGCCCGGTATGGGAGCACGACCTCGACAACGGCCTCAGGCTGCTCAGGCTCGCGATCGACACCCACGCCATCACCAGCCACCACGCCCTGCCCCTGCTGCTGCGCCGGCCCGGCGGCCTGGTCGTCGAGATGACCGACGGAACCGACGCCTACAACCGCGAGAACTACCGCGTCTCCTTCTTCTACGACCTCGCCAAGACCTCCGTCATCCGCATGGCCTTCGCGCTCGGCCACGAACTCGGCCCGCGCGGCGCCACCGCCGTCGCGCTGACCCCGGGCTGGCTGCGCTCGGAGATGATGCTCGACCACTTCGGGGTGCGGGAGGACAACTGGCGCGACGCCCTCGACCGCGTCCCCCACTTCGCCATCTCGGAGACCCCGCACTACGTGGGCCGCGCCGTCGCCGCGCTGGCCGCCGACCCCGACGTGGCCCGCTTCAACGGCGAGTCCCTCGACAGCGGCTCGCTCGCCCGGACGTACGGCTTCACGGACCTCGACGGGAGCCGTCCCGACGCCTGGCGCTACCTGGTCGAGGTCCAGGACGCGGGCAAGCCGGCGGACGTGACGGGTTACCGCTGA
- a CDS encoding DUF4180 domain-containing protein has product MATDDVVHLNGLNVLQCAPDGPPLDGERAALDLIGDAMGRDAQVVAVPVARVAEEFFRLRSGVAGAVMQKFVTYRVRLAVVGDVTRHLDDSSALRDFVHETNQGGHIWFLPDLDTLDEKLRATG; this is encoded by the coding sequence GTGGCCACTGACGACGTCGTGCACCTCAACGGCCTGAACGTCCTGCAGTGCGCCCCCGACGGACCGCCGCTGGACGGCGAGCGGGCGGCCCTCGACCTGATCGGTGACGCGATGGGCCGCGACGCCCAGGTGGTCGCCGTACCCGTGGCACGGGTCGCCGAGGAGTTCTTCCGACTGCGGTCGGGCGTCGCGGGCGCGGTGATGCAGAAGTTCGTGACCTACCGGGTCCGGCTGGCGGTCGTCGGTGACGTCACCCGGCACCTGGACGACAGCTCGGCGCTCAGGGACTTCGTCCACGAGACGAACCAGGGCGGCCACATCTGGTTCCTGCCCGATCTGGACACCCTGGACGAAAAACTGCGCGCGACCGGATGA